A genomic region of Papaver somniferum cultivar HN1 chromosome 7, ASM357369v1, whole genome shotgun sequence contains the following coding sequences:
- the LOC113297455 gene encoding benzyl alcohol O-benzoyltransferase-like yields the protein MASPSTSLAFKAQRREPELIGPAKPTPHEFKYLSDIDDQEGLRFQIPVIQFYRKNDVSLASGKDPVDVIRKAVAASLVFYYPFAGRLIEAPGRKLVVECNGKGVMFIEADADVRLDEFGDALQPPFPCLEELIFDVPGSGGVLNCPLLLIQVTRLLCGGFILAIRLNHTMSDAQGLVQFMTALGEIARGAVAPSILPVWQRHILNARDPPQPTFAHREYDVVPDTKNTLIPLDDMVHRSFFFGPQEVAALRRHVPSHIQSCSTFEMLTACLWRCRTIAISPDPEEEVRMICIANVRGKFNPPIPEGFYGNAFAFPVAISTAEKLSKNPLGYALELVKKAKREVTDEYMRSLADLMVTNGRPHFAVVRAYLVSDVTRAGFGDVDFGWGKAVYGGPAKGGVGAIPGVASFYIPFKNNKGEDGILVPVCLGGPAMKKFAVEIEKLISNEPSADSEAPVNYKLITSAL from the exons ATGGCTTCTCCATCAACATCTCTTGCATTCAAGGCACAAAGACGGGAGCCCGAACTAATTGGTCCAGCTAAACCAACACCTCATGAATTTAAGTACCTTTCTGATATTGATGATCAAGAAGGTCTTCGTTTCCAAATTCCTGTTATTCAATTCTATCGAAAAAATGATGTTTCTTTGGCAAGTGGGAAAGACCCTGTGGATGTCATAAGGAAAGCCGTAGCCGCTTCTCTTGTTTTTTACTACCCGTTTGCTGGTAGGCTTATAGAAGCACCTGGGAGGAAGTTAGTGGTAGAATGCAATGGCAAAGGTGTCATGTTCATTGAAGCTGATGCAGATGTTCGTCTTGACGAATTCGGAGATGCACTTCAACCACCTTTTCCTTGTTTGGAAGAGCTCATTTTCGATGTCCCCGGATCTGGGGGTGTGCTAAATTGCCCTCTCTTGTTGATTCAG gtTACCCGACTACTATGTGGAGGATTCATTTTAGCCATTCGGCTGAACCATACCATGAGTGATGCTCAAGGTTTAGTACAATTCATGACAGCTCTAGGTGAAATTGCTCGAGGTGCAGTCGCCCCATCAATCTTACCCGTTTGGCAAAGGCACATACTAAATGCCCGAGATCCCCCTCAACCCACATTTGCACATCGCGAGTATGATGTGGTACCAGATACGAAAAACACTCTCATCCCTCTGGATGATATGGTGCACCGTTCTTTCTTCTTTGGTCCCCAAGAAGTGGCTGCCCTTAGAAGACACGTGCCATCTCATATTCAATCGTGCTCCACTTTTGAAATGCTCACCGCATGTCTCTGGAGATGTCGTACCATTGCAATTAGTCCAGATCCCGAGGAAGAAGTTCGAATGATCTGTATTGCGAATGTACGTGGGAAGTTCAATCCACCAATTCCGGAGGGATTCTATGGTAATGCCTTTGCGTTTCCAGTGGCAATATCAACTGCAGAGAAATTGAGCAAGAATCCATTAGGATATGCACTAGAGTTGGTGAAGAAAGCCAAGAGAGAAGTGACGGACGAGTACATGCGTTCACTGGCTGATCTTATGGTGACAAATGGACGACCACATTTTGCAGTTGTGCGAGCATATCTTGTTTCAGATGTAACCCGTGCTGGGTTTGGAGATGTGGATTTCGGGTGGGGAAAAGCAGTGTATGGTGGGCCAGCGAAAGGTGGTGTAGGAGCCATACCTGGGGTAGCAAGCTTTTATATACCATTCAAGAACAACAAAGGAGAAGATGGAATTTTGGTGCCAGTTTGTTTGGGTGGACCAGCAATGAAGAAATTTGCGGTAGAGATTGAAAAGTTGATCAGTAATGAACCATCAGCTGATTCTGAGGCTCCCGTAAATTACAAGCTCATCACATCAGCACTCTAA